Proteins from one Cellulosilyticum lentocellum DSM 5427 genomic window:
- the coaBC gene encoding bifunctional phosphopantothenoylcysteine decarboxylase/phosphopantothenate--cysteine ligase CoaBC produces the protein MKKHIILGVTGGIACYKMLDVASKLRKLGYEMNTIMTQNACEFVAPLSFETITNNYVVTDTFARPHKWEVEHIALAKKAELMLIAPATANIIGKVAHGIADDMLSTTVMAARCPVVFAPAMNTAMYENPIVQENIAYLKEKGYLFIEPDKGWLACGDLGAGKLPAPEVLVDYVTELLENRSDLGSEAEQDLKDKHVLITAGPTIEAIDPMRYITNHSSGKMGYAIAKDAVSRGAKVILVSGVTQLECPEGVERVNVKSARDMYEAVHQHFEWADVVIKTAAVADYRSKAISEHKIKKDNSHLTLELVPNPDILQSLGEKKTHQVLVGFAAETQNVLEYAKEKITKKHLDFIVANNIAEDGAGFKGDTNIATIIESSGAVTAYEQMSKLQLGHVILDKVKAYL, from the coding sequence ATGAAAAAACATATTATATTAGGTGTAACAGGTGGTATTGCTTGTTATAAAATGTTAGATGTAGCTAGCAAGCTTAGAAAACTAGGATATGAAATGAATACAATCATGACTCAAAATGCCTGTGAATTTGTGGCACCTTTATCCTTTGAAACGATTACCAATAATTATGTGGTAACGGATACATTTGCTAGGCCTCATAAATGGGAAGTAGAGCATATTGCATTAGCTAAAAAAGCAGAATTAATGCTTATTGCCCCAGCTACAGCTAATATTATCGGTAAAGTAGCTCATGGTATTGCAGATGATATGCTTTCAACTACGGTTATGGCTGCTAGATGCCCCGTAGTTTTTGCCCCAGCTATGAATACAGCCATGTATGAAAATCCTATTGTACAGGAAAATATAGCGTATTTAAAAGAAAAAGGTTATTTGTTTATAGAACCTGATAAAGGCTGGCTGGCTTGTGGTGATTTAGGTGCAGGTAAATTACCAGCACCAGAGGTACTAGTAGACTACGTAACAGAGCTATTAGAAAATAGAAGTGATCTTGGGTCAGAAGCAGAGCAGGATTTAAAGGACAAGCACGTTTTAATAACAGCAGGGCCTACTATTGAAGCTATTGATCCAATGCGTTATATTACCAATCATTCTTCAGGGAAAATGGGATATGCTATTGCTAAGGATGCAGTAAGTAGAGGTGCCAAAGTCATTCTGGTTTCTGGTGTTACTCAGCTAGAGTGTCCTGAAGGAGTGGAACGCGTTAATGTAAAAAGTGCTAGAGATATGTATGAAGCTGTTCATCAGCATTTTGAATGGGCTGATGTGGTTATCAAAACAGCGGCTGTAGCAGATTATAGATCGAAGGCTATAAGTGAGCATAAGATTAAGAAAGATAATAGTCATTTAACCTTAGAATTAGTACCTAATCCAGACATTCTTCAAAGTTTAGGTGAGAAGAAAACCCATCAGGTATTAGTTGGATTTGCGGCAGAGACACAAAATGTGCTAGAATATGCAAAGGAAAAAATCACTAAAAAGCACCTAGACTTTATTGTGGCTAACAATATAGCTGAGGATGGCGCTGGCTTTAAAGGGGATACTAATATTGCTACCATTATTGAAAGTAGCGGAGCGGTTACTGCTTATGAGCAAATGTCGAAGCTTCAGTTAGGTCATGTTATTTTAGATAAAGTAAAAGCTTATTTATAA
- a CDS encoding ECF transporter S component, whose protein sequence is MNIKRNTRSLTFLGVLIAIELVLTFAHIGFIPLPFMKATILHIPVIIGAIFLGPIEGSILGLVFGILSVVMNTIEPGVTSFVFSPFYTLGTTKGNVWSLVVALVPRVLVGITSYYTYQFMSKFDKTKWSAYIGAGIVGSLTNTIFVMSFIYLFFGQAEPYASNTAQGIGFVFKVIMGVVLTNGVPEAIVAAVLVSAIGKVLSKVFKTQRILAR, encoded by the coding sequence ATGAATATTAAAAGAAATACTAGGAGTCTAACGTTTTTGGGAGTGCTTATAGCCATTGAACTGGTGCTAACTTTTGCACATATTGGTTTTATACCCTTACCCTTTATGAAGGCAACGATCCTACATATCCCTGTTATCATAGGAGCCATTTTCTTAGGACCTATAGAAGGAAGTATATTAGGATTGGTATTTGGTATTTTATCTGTTGTGATGAATACTATTGAGCCTGGCGTTACTTCGTTTGTATTTTCACCTTTTTATACTTTAGGAACCACTAAAGGAAATGTATGGAGTTTAGTGGTAGCTCTTGTACCTAGGGTACTAGTTGGGATTACATCTTATTACACTTATCAGTTCATGAGCAAGTTTGACAAAACGAAATGGTCAGCTTATATAGGAGCAGGTATTGTGGGTTCACTTACAAATACCATATTTGTTATGAGTTTTATTTATTTATTTTTTGGACAAGCTGAACCTTATGCAAGTAATACAGCACAAGGTATTGGATTTGTTTTCAAGGTGATTATGGGCGTTGTACTTACTAATGGCGTACCAGAAGCCATTGTAGCAGCTGTTTTAGTAAGTGCAATAGGTAAGGTATTAAGTAAGGTTTTTAAAACGCAGCGTATTTTAGCAAGGTAG
- a CDS encoding DUF6145 family protein, with amino-acid sequence MEKHVLISVSPYVQKYYINDLYEDLPKDIKETLRAKLGVIAEKTNAIISLGFYEDGEVFMEQRYEDLSFYDEIGAELRIKKFQQDEVELLKAVKMWYVVYHTPNGAIVRDVVVLQSENKSKEEIISTIVEKYGEAFKEFVIMLLED; translated from the coding sequence ATGGAAAAACATGTTTTAATATCAGTATCACCTTATGTACAAAAGTACTATATCAACGATTTATATGAAGATTTACCAAAGGATATTAAGGAAACATTACGAGCTAAACTAGGTGTTATTGCAGAAAAAACAAATGCTATTATTTCCCTAGGCTTTTATGAAGATGGCGAAGTGTTTATGGAACAACGTTATGAGGACTTAAGTTTTTATGATGAGATTGGAGCAGAACTTAGAATTAAGAAGTTCCAACAAGATGAGGTAGAACTTTTAAAGGCTGTTAAGATGTGGTATGTGGTTTATCATACACCTAATGGCGCTATTGTAAGAGATGTGGTAGTACTTCAAAGTGAAAATAAAAGTAAAGAAGAGATTATTAGTACTATAGTGGAAAAATATGGGGAAGCTTTTAAGGAATTCGTTATAATGCTTTTGGAAGACTAA
- a CDS encoding biotin--[acetyl-CoA-carboxylase] ligase: MKDKVLALLKKQEAYISGEEMSQSLGVTRAAVWKAIKKLQGEGYIIESSTKKGYKLVEKPNVITPAELAPMLCGYTLGQVIKYYEVVDSTNEKAKALAREGASEGTLVIADQQSAGKGRLGRNWNSPAGTGIWMSLILKPEILPQYASQLTLVAGLCMCEAIREVTGLDATIKWPNDIVVNGKKVCGILTEMSAEMERINYIVLGIGVNVNHKAFPEELPFATSLALEGKQDYERASLIKAFLERFEKDYKHYKVDPHLTAILSRYEAHCITLGKTVKIISGNESFTAEAKEITIDGNLIVKTETGEEKLIHSGEVSVRGLYGYI; this comes from the coding sequence ATGAAAGATAAAGTACTTGCCTTATTAAAAAAGCAAGAAGCATATATATCAGGAGAAGAAATGAGTCAAAGTCTAGGTGTAACGAGAGCAGCTGTATGGAAAGCTATTAAAAAGCTTCAGGGAGAAGGCTATATTATAGAATCAAGTACTAAAAAAGGATATAAATTAGTAGAAAAACCAAATGTGATTACACCAGCAGAGTTAGCACCTATGCTTTGCGGCTATACTTTAGGACAAGTGATTAAGTATTATGAGGTAGTTGATTCTACCAATGAAAAGGCGAAAGCTTTAGCAAGAGAAGGGGCAAGTGAAGGGACTTTGGTGATTGCTGATCAACAATCTGCGGGGAAGGGGCGTTTAGGAAGAAATTGGAACTCTCCAGCAGGTACAGGGATATGGATGAGCCTTATTTTAAAACCAGAGATTTTACCTCAATATGCAAGTCAATTAACCTTAGTAGCAGGACTTTGTATGTGCGAAGCTATCAGAGAGGTTACAGGTTTAGATGCTACTATTAAGTGGCCAAATGATATTGTAGTAAATGGGAAAAAGGTATGTGGCATTTTAACAGAGATGAGTGCTGAAATGGAACGTATCAACTATATTGTATTAGGAATAGGGGTTAATGTGAATCACAAAGCATTTCCTGAAGAACTGCCATTTGCTACTTCTTTAGCATTAGAGGGAAAGCAGGATTATGAACGAGCAAGTCTTATTAAAGCATTTTTAGAACGCTTTGAAAAAGATTATAAGCATTATAAAGTGGATCCTCATTTAACAGCTATTTTAAGCCGGTATGAAGCTCATTGTATAACACTTGGCAAGACGGTGAAAATAATAAGCGGAAATGAGAGTTTTACAGCAGAGGCGAAGGAGATTACCATAGATGGTAATTTAATCGTTAAAACTGAAACTGGTGAAGAAAAATTAATACACTCAGGTGAAGTTTCAGTAAGAGGATTATATGGTTATATTTAG
- the ftsH gene encoding ATP-dependent zinc metalloprotease FtsH: protein MKKKFKGTYVYLILVVVLTLFVFYGTSRDLSDTSPKMSALDVMTAIENKEIKSIEQIISSGDDGKFIVTDKDGNKSTISVAQEAFSNYIYNLSPELRSSFKFTSSEPQTSLFFPIMQIVLIIGMFIFIMIFFVQQMQGGGGGGGRIMNFGKSKAKMTIDEKGNITFKNVAGLEEEKEEVAEIVDFLKNQNRYIQVGAKIPKGVLLVGPPGTGKTLLAKAVAGEAGVPFFSISGSDFVEMFVGVGASRVRDLFEQAKKNAPCIVFIDEIDAVGRKRGAGLGGGHDEREQTLNQLLVEMDGFGANEGVIVMAATNRADILDPALLRPGRFDRQIVVGRPDVKGRKDIIKIHAKGKPLNEDVDIETIAKITSGFTGADLANLMNEAALLTARHNKRAIDMEEVQKAFVKIGIGTEKKSYVITDEDKRITAYHEIGHAILHEILDKIEQVHSVSIIPTGFAAGYTMPVPKEDHRHMTKTRMLQEIISLLGGRAAEEIVIGDITTGASNDIERATNIARDMVTKYGMSSLGPIKFGDEQEEPFLGRDYNHQRNYSDALATEIDKQISEIVRECHDKAVALLKENMEVLHSASEVLIKKEKITGREFRKLMRGESVDIDKVDDINFFETEEELEADKQAMQQKENTESVSLAKADETENNL from the coding sequence ATGAAAAAGAAATTCAAAGGAACTTATGTGTACCTTATTTTAGTTGTTGTTCTGACTTTATTTGTATTCTATGGCACTAGTAGAGATTTAAGTGATACATCTCCTAAAATGAGTGCGCTTGATGTAATGACAGCAATAGAAAATAAAGAAATCAAATCTATAGAGCAAATTATCTCAAGTGGTGATGATGGTAAATTTATCGTTACAGATAAAGACGGTAATAAATCAACCATTAGTGTTGCTCAAGAAGCATTTAGTAACTATATTTATAACTTATCTCCGGAGCTTAGAAGCTCATTTAAGTTTACAAGTAGTGAACCACAAACAAGCTTATTCTTCCCAATCATGCAGATTGTACTGATTATCGGTATGTTTATATTCATTATGATTTTCTTTGTACAACAAATGCAAGGTGGTGGAGGCGGCGGTGGCCGTATCATGAACTTTGGTAAGAGCAAAGCCAAGATGACCATCGACGAAAAAGGAAATATTACCTTTAAAAATGTAGCAGGTCTTGAAGAAGAAAAAGAAGAGGTTGCAGAAATTGTTGACTTCCTTAAAAATCAAAATCGCTATATCCAAGTAGGTGCTAAGATTCCTAAAGGTGTCCTTTTAGTAGGACCTCCAGGAACAGGTAAAACCTTACTTGCTAAAGCAGTAGCTGGTGAAGCTGGCGTACCATTCTTTAGTATTTCAGGTTCAGACTTCGTTGAAATGTTCGTAGGTGTAGGTGCTTCTCGTGTACGTGACCTTTTCGAACAAGCAAAGAAGAATGCACCTTGTATCGTATTTATTGATGAAATTGATGCTGTAGGACGTAAGCGTGGCGCTGGTCTTGGCGGCGGACATGATGAAAGAGAACAAACACTTAATCAATTACTTGTTGAAATGGATGGGTTCGGTGCTAATGAAGGTGTTATTGTAATGGCTGCTACAAACCGTGCAGACATTCTTGACCCAGCTCTTCTTAGACCAGGTCGTTTTGACAGACAAATTGTAGTAGGTAGACCTGATGTTAAAGGACGTAAGGATATTATTAAAATCCATGCAAAAGGTAAACCATTAAATGAAGATGTTGATATTGAAACGATCGCTAAGATTACTTCAGGCTTTACAGGAGCAGATCTTGCGAACTTAATGAATGAAGCAGCCTTACTTACTGCACGTCACAATAAACGTGCTATTGATATGGAAGAGGTTCAAAAAGCTTTCGTTAAAATCGGTATTGGTACAGAAAAGAAAAGCTACGTTATTACTGATGAAGATAAACGTATCACTGCTTACCATGAGATTGGGCATGCTATCTTACATGAAATTTTAGATAAAATTGAGCAAGTACACAGTGTTTCTATTATCCCAACAGGCTTCGCTGCAGGTTATACAATGCCAGTACCAAAAGAAGATCATAGACATATGACTAAAACAAGAATGCTTCAAGAAATTATTAGCTTACTTGGTGGTCGTGCAGCAGAAGAAATCGTTATTGGTGATATTACAACAGGTGCTTCTAACGATATCGAAAGAGCAACTAATATTGCAAGAGATATGGTTACTAAATATGGTATGAGTTCTTTAGGGCCAATTAAATTTGGAGATGAACAAGAAGAGCCATTCTTAGGTAGAGACTATAATCATCAACGTAATTACAGTGATGCTTTAGCAACAGAGATCGATAAACAAATTAGTGAAATCGTTCGTGAGTGTCATGACAAAGCTGTTGCTTTATTAAAAGAAAATATGGAAGTACTTCATAGTGCATCTGAAGTGCTGATTAAGAAAGAAAAAATCACTGGTAGAGAGTTTAGAAAGCTTATGAGAGGCGAAAGTGTTGATATTGATAAAGTAGATGATATCAATTTCTTCGAAACAGAAGAAGAACTAGAAGCTGATAAGCAAGCTATGCAGCAAAAAGAAAATACAGAATCAGTAAGCTTAGCTAAAGCAGATGAAACTGAAAATAATTTATAA
- the hpt gene encoding hypoxanthine phosphoribosyltransferase produces the protein MLNLETLISEERLQARIAELGAEISHDYEGKEIIVLCILKGGVMFMTDLVKHITVPLKMEFMVVSSYGDEYKSSGIVKIVKDLDEPITDKHVLIVEDIIDSGRTLAYVRKMLGERKPASIKLCTLLNKEEERVTDVEVEYEGFKVGNEFVIGYGLDYKQYYRNLPYIAVNKG, from the coding sequence ATGCTTAATTTAGAAACGCTCATATCAGAAGAAAGATTGCAAGCTCGCATCGCTGAGTTAGGAGCTGAAATCAGTCATGATTATGAGGGGAAAGAGATTATTGTTTTGTGTATCTTAAAAGGTGGGGTCATGTTTATGACTGACCTTGTTAAACATATTACAGTACCACTCAAAATGGAGTTTATGGTAGTATCTAGCTATGGTGATGAGTATAAAAGTAGTGGTATTGTAAAAATCGTTAAGGATTTAGATGAGCCAATTACGGATAAACATGTACTTATAGTAGAAGATATTATTGATTCAGGTAGAACGCTAGCTTATGTGAGAAAAATGTTAGGAGAAAGAAAGCCTGCAAGTATTAAGCTTTGTACCTTACTTAATAAAGAAGAAGAACGTGTAACAGACGTTGAAGTAGAGTATGAAGGCTTCAAGGTAGGCAATGAATTTGTGATTGGCTATGGTTTAGATTATAAGCAATATTATAGAAATCTACCTTATATTGCAGTAAATAAAGGGTAA
- the tilS gene encoding tRNA lysidine(34) synthetase TilS has protein sequence MAEQIHKKIKRFIEKNQLIEQGNELILGVSGGMDSMMLLHYFYTYKEVYQVSLKVAHIHHGIRESADLDAALVEETCRAYHIPFYRHNCNIKALAKQKKCSEEEIGREERYNFFISLLNPGAKIVTAHNMNDQAETMMMRFFRGTDIKGLGGILPKRGQIIRPLLDVTRKEIESYCKVHQVPFRHDETNFMPIYTRNKIRLECTPYIESAINPSFIKVLGEHSQLYREEEDFLEGYTKSLFELVASQQETAIVLDEKLLKSYHPYMQKRLFFMAIEKLTGSLKDFSSKHLESALALMEGQSGKEIHLPKQVTLRKIYDQLILTKEKLSSLSYAIPLSLGTQEIKEAGLVLSLKLVSKEAIHQKSENLYTKYIDYGRIKNGLQIRTRQPEDYISLGAGTKKLKKLFIDEKISKDVRDSLPLIADGDEIIWVIGSRLNTDYYVTQETTKVLEIQMMNER, from the coding sequence ATGGCGGAGCAAATTCATAAAAAGATAAAAAGGTTCATCGAGAAAAATCAGTTAATCGAACAAGGAAACGAGCTTATTTTAGGTGTATCAGGAGGCATGGACTCTATGATGCTCCTTCACTATTTCTACACTTATAAGGAAGTATATCAGGTAAGTTTAAAAGTGGCTCATATCCATCATGGTATTAGAGAGAGTGCGGATTTAGATGCGGCCCTGGTAGAAGAAACTTGTAGGGCCTATCATATTCCTTTTTATAGACATAATTGCAATATTAAAGCGCTAGCAAAGCAAAAAAAATGCTCAGAGGAAGAGATTGGAAGAGAAGAAAGATACAATTTCTTTATATCTTTATTAAATCCGGGTGCTAAAATAGTAACAGCTCATAACATGAATGATCAAGCTGAAACGATGATGATGAGATTTTTTAGAGGAACAGATATTAAAGGACTGGGTGGTATTTTACCTAAAAGAGGGCAAATCATTAGGCCTTTATTAGATGTGACACGGAAGGAGATAGAATCCTACTGCAAGGTACATCAGGTGCCTTTCAGACATGATGAAACCAATTTTATGCCCATTTATACCCGTAATAAGATTCGGTTAGAATGTACACCTTATATAGAAAGTGCGATTAATCCTTCTTTTATAAAAGTATTAGGTGAACATAGTCAGCTCTATAGAGAGGAAGAAGATTTTTTAGAAGGTTATACAAAAAGTTTATTTGAGTTAGTGGCCAGTCAGCAGGAAACAGCTATTGTGCTAGATGAAAAATTACTTAAAAGCTATCATCCGTATATGCAAAAAAGGCTTTTTTTTATGGCAATAGAAAAGCTTACAGGCAGTTTAAAGGATTTTAGTTCTAAGCACTTAGAAAGCGCCTTAGCTTTAATGGAAGGACAAAGTGGAAAAGAAATTCACTTGCCCAAGCAAGTTACTTTACGTAAAATCTATGATCAGCTTATTCTTACTAAGGAAAAGCTAAGTTCATTGTCTTACGCTATACCGTTAAGTCTAGGTACACAAGAGATTAAAGAAGCAGGCTTAGTCCTTAGCTTAAAACTTGTTTCTAAAGAGGCAATTCATCAAAAAAGTGAAAACTTATATACTAAATATATTGATTATGGTAGAATAAAAAATGGATTGCAAATTCGTACAAGACAGCCTGAAGATTATATTTCCTTAGGCGCTGGGACGAAAAAGCTAAAAAAACTTTTTATCGATGAAAAAATCTCTAAGGATGTAAGAGATAGTTTACCTCTTATTGCAGATGGAGATGAAATTATATGGGTTATAGGGAGCCGTTTAAATACGGACTATTATGTTACCCAAGAAACCACTAAAGTCTTAGAAATACAAATGATGAATGAGAGGTAA
- a CDS encoding RHS repeat domain-containing protein, which translates to MRTFTESNNAVSRYTYDKVGNLEIEKYPYLKQVVNPSTQDRSNAVVTSVTYNAKGQVKTITDPEGSTQSYDYDKNQCQRLNSYLHL; encoded by the coding sequence ATGAGAACCTTTACGGAATCTAATAATGCTGTAAGTAGATATACTTATGACAAAGTAGGTAACCTAGAAATAGAAAAGTACCCCTATCTGAAACAAGTAGTAAACCCGTCTACACAAGATAGATCAAATGCCGTAGTTACCTCAGTGACTTATAATGCAAAAGGACAGGTAAAAACCATCACTGACCCAGAAGGCAGTACCCAAAGTTATGACTACGACAAAAACCAATGCCAGAGGTTAAACAGCTACTTACACTTATGA